A section of the Helicobacter jaachi genome encodes:
- a CDS encoding glycosyltransferase family 2 protein, with the protein MTFPKVSIITIVYNDKAHILETMDSVITQDYPYIEYIIIDGASHDGSKECIESYITNLAHITHKDEARFYLEATHRQKNVHFKFLSQKDSGIYDAMNKGIELASGEWCNFMNSGDRFYNTHTITELFTQFIESYGGGDSDVIYGDTHIIYDNIHSKILHAQDTSHKYHHRFIHQSAFIATPLMRRYKYDTAFKIAGDTDFFTKAYNNGAKFTYLPIIISSFTCEGISSKPSWQVFKEDCAIGYKYNRLFPIFHTFKYLFYVIPRFIIRSLIPHKFRNRARIYLSKTHS; encoded by the coding sequence ATGACTTTCCCTAAAGTGAGCATTATCACTATTGTCTATAATGATAAAGCCCATATTCTTGAGACTATGGATTCTGTCATTACGCAGGATTATCCGTATATTGAATATATAATCATTGATGGTGCAAGCCATGATGGCTCAAAAGAATGTATAGAATCTTACATCACAAATCTTGCGCATATTACGCATAAAGATGAAGCTAGATTCTATCTTGAAGCCACGCATAGGCAAAAAAATGTGCATTTTAAATTTTTAAGCCAAAAAGATAGCGGCATTTATGATGCGATGAATAAAGGCATTGAGCTTGCTAGCGGAGAATGGTGTAATTTTATGAATAGCGGAGATAGATTCTATAATACTCATACCATTACAGAGCTTTTTACGCAATTTATAGAATCTTACGGGGGGGGGGATAGTGATGTTATTTATGGTGATACGCACATCATCTATGATAATATTCATTCTAAAATCCTCCATGCGCAAGACACCTCCCATAAATATCATCATCGCTTTATTCATCAATCTGCCTTTATCGCCACGCCCCTTATGCGGCGCTATAAATATGACACTGCTTTTAAAATCGCTGGCGATACGGATTTTTTTACCAAAGCCTACAATAATGGTGCTAAATTCACCTACCTGCCCATTATTATATCAAGCTTTACATGTGAGGGCATAAGCTCAAAGCCCTCTTGGCAAGTGTTCAAAGAGGATTGCGCCATAGGCTATAAATATAATCGCCTTTTCCCCATATTTCATACATTCAAATATCTCTTTTATGTCATTCCGCGCTTTATTATAAGAAGCCTTATCCCGCACAAATTCCGCAATCGTGCCAGAATCTACTTAAGTAAAACCCACAGCTAA
- a CDS encoding glycosyltransferase — MLPRILQFGKFYPPDIGGIESVMQDICEGLNARGLICDVLCSNSARSFAYDITKSARIYRTASFGKVASTSISPQMISALSHLIAPYHIIHLHLPDPMANLALFLLQKKARGKIIILHWHSDIIKQKYLLRFYKPLQTWLLKRADFIIATSPNYIAQSRFLKPFRQKCISIPIGINAHLLKPPCAHTQHLDFLDKYAHKKMIFSLGRLAQNKGFVYLIESMKFLSQEYILCIGGDGALRNELKRLIGAANLTHRVFLVGAIPREQLAYYYERCHIFVLPSIQESFGVVLLEAMSFSKPVISTNLSPSGSAFVNQHGISGLVIPPKNPKAIAQAINDIESRYAHFAKGARERFLAHFTQEQMLDSIIALYKRAYELRKGGGRSEYVALYAPTRYIAAHFCYAYNILAHATAIHSAQRLTLCA, encoded by the coding sequence ATGCTGCCTAGAATTTTGCAATTTGGCAAGTTTTACCCCCCAGATATTGGCGGTATAGAATCTGTCATGCAAGATATTTGCGAGGGGCTAAATGCTAGAGGGCTAATCTGTGATGTGTTATGCTCAAACTCTGCGCGCAGTTTTGCATACGATATTACTAAGAGCGCTAGAATCTACCGTACTGCCTCATTTGGCAAGGTAGCCTCTACTTCTATAAGCCCGCAGATGATTAGCGCGCTCTCACACCTTATTGCGCCCTATCATATTATCCACCTGCATTTGCCAGACCCTATGGCAAATCTAGCCCTTTTCTTGCTGCAAAAAAAGGCGAGAGGGAAAATTATCATTTTACATTGGCATAGTGATATTATTAAGCAAAAATATCTGCTTAGATTCTATAAACCCTTGCAAACATGGCTTTTAAAGCGAGCAGATTTTATCATCGCCACAAGCCCAAACTACATCGCACAATCACGCTTTTTAAAGCCTTTTAGACAAAAATGTATAAGCATTCCTATTGGGATTAATGCGCATCTGCTTAAGCCACCTTGCGCGCATACGCAGCATTTAGACTTTTTAGATAAATACGCGCATAAAAAGATGATTTTTTCGCTCGGGCGATTAGCGCAAAATAAGGGCTTTGTGTATTTAATTGAAAGTATGAAATTTTTAAGCCAAGAGTATATTTTATGCATTGGCGGCGATGGCGCGCTTAGAAATGAACTTAAGCGCCTTATTGGTGCTGCTAATCTTACTCATCGTGTATTTCTTGTAGGCGCGATACCAAGGGAGCAGCTGGCATATTATTATGAACGATGCCATATATTTGTTTTGCCCTCCATTCAAGAATCTTTTGGCGTAGTGCTGCTTGAGGCGATGAGCTTTAGTAAGCCTGTGATTAGCACTAATCTTTCACCCTCTGGCAGCGCCTTTGTCAATCAACACGGCATAAGCGGGCTTGTTATCCCGCCTAAAAATCCTAAAGCCATAGCTCAAGCTATAAACGATATAGAATCTCGCTACGCGCATTTTGCTAAAGGCGCAAGGGAGCGCTTTTTGGCACATTTCACACAGGAGCAAATGCTAGATTCTATAATCGCGCTCTACAAAAGGGCTTATGAGCTACGCAAGGGGGGGGGCAGAAGCGAATATGTAGCCCTATATGCGCCCACGCGATACATCGCAGCACATTTCTGCTATGCGTATAATATTTTAGCCCACGCCACAGCAATCCATAGCGCGCAAAGGCTCACCCTATGCGCTTAG
- a CDS encoding phosphomannomutase/phosphoglucomutase has product MELKHIFREYDIRGIFNEHLTFKVVFGIGQLLGKRILEAKLPPLVHIGYDARTHSPTLFEWLTQGFVSAGIEVFELGLIPTPVAYFATFNTIDSITCPNSVMITGSHNPPQYNGFKITLERAPFYGEQIYSLGRELDSIINTLPTQPSDFTQPKRVNALQAYINYLTQAFADLKNFPYPIAVDCGNGVAGVGIKEVLKNLNITYTPLFFEPDGTFPNHHPDPSEEENLHALKAKMQADSIPIGIAFDGDADRLALLTTHHNYKGDELAILFARDMKRHCLSPIVIGEVKCSQTMYDEINKIGKAIMHKTGHSNLKVKLKETNAHLAAEVSGHIFFNDRYFGYDDAIYASLRALELFLYATPDELESTINALPPTFSTNEEKIPTTEEHKFPIITALSEALKNPPKDFPPLKDIITIDGVRVVFENGWGLIRASNTTPVLVTRFEATNEQDCQNYKSHLLALLAQVQKRISAH; this is encoded by the coding sequence ATGGAGCTTAAACATATTTTTCGCGAGTATGATATTCGCGGCATTTTTAATGAACATCTCACTTTCAAAGTAGTCTTTGGTATAGGGCAGCTGCTTGGCAAGCGCATTTTAGAGGCTAAACTCCCCCCGCTTGTGCATATTGGTTATGATGCGCGCACACACTCTCCCACGCTCTTTGAGTGGCTCACTCAAGGCTTTGTCTCTGCTGGCATTGAGGTATTTGAATTAGGGCTTATCCCCACGCCTGTGGCGTATTTTGCCACTTTTAACACCATAGATTCTATCACTTGCCCAAATTCTGTGATGATTACAGGTTCGCACAATCCACCCCAATACAATGGCTTTAAAATCACGCTTGAGCGCGCACCCTTCTATGGGGAGCAAATCTACTCGCTAGGCAGGGAGCTAGATTCTATAATCAACACTCTACCCACACAGCCCAGCGACTTTACACAGCCAAAGCGCGTAAATGCTCTGCAGGCTTATATCAACTATCTCACTCAAGCCTTTGCTGATTTAAAAAACTTCCCCTACCCTATTGCTGTGGATTGCGGTAATGGCGTGGCAGGCGTTGGCATTAAAGAAGTGCTAAAAAATCTTAATATCACTTACACACCGCTATTTTTTGAGCCTGATGGCACTTTTCCCAACCACCACCCAGACCCTAGCGAGGAGGAAAATCTCCACGCGCTTAAAGCAAAAATGCAAGCAGATTCTATCCCCATTGGCATAGCCTTTGATGGCGATGCGGACAGGCTAGCGCTGCTCACTACTCATCACAATTACAAAGGTGATGAGCTAGCTATCCTTTTTGCGCGCGACATGAAGCGCCATTGTCTTAGCCCCATTGTCATTGGTGAAGTGAAATGCTCGCAAACTATGTATGATGAGATTAATAAAATTGGCAAAGCCATTATGCACAAAACCGGGCATAGCAATCTCAAGGTAAAGCTTAAAGAAACAAATGCCCACCTCGCGGCTGAAGTGAGCGGACATATCTTTTTTAATGATAGATATTTTGGCTATGATGATGCTATTTATGCCTCGCTTAGGGCATTAGAGCTATTTTTATACGCCACGCCAGATGAGTTAGAATCTACCATTAACGCCCTGCCGCCTACATTTAGCACTAATGAAGAGAAAATCCCAACCACAGAGGAGCATAAATTTCCCATTATTACAGCTCTAAGCGAAGCGTTAAAAAATCCGCCCAAAGACTTTCCGCCGCTTAAAGACATTATCACCATTGATGGTGTGCGCGTAGTATTTGAAAATGGCTGGGGTTTAATTCGAGCGAGCAATACTACACCTGTGCTTGTTACGCGCTTTGAGGCTACCAATGAACAAGATTGCCAAAATTACAAATCTCATCTTTTAGCCCTACTTGCGCAAGTGCAAAAACGCATAAGCGCGCACTAG
- a CDS encoding glycosyltransferase family 2 protein, protein MPNNPKVSIIIPVFNAQAHIARAIESCTNQSLDSIEIIIVDDCGQDNSIAIAKDYAKRDDRICIVRNSKNLGTFGARIKGIKAARGEYLTFLDADDYLLAQTCKRVYDVAIESGADIVFFGMRFEPKTWKRVSPPVITKPLREEEILYEVFAHCATPPWHICAKLYKASHIARAINLLVAHMGEDTRLTMAEDVLKSFWICALAQKSVGIDDKLYVYCESTSSITRKIDFHTRDRKIADISRVINELDSLSNVPEVRANSAFLPAQKHTINILKSVIALEHRYDEQTNGGGGIICFSPYLRACIKSLAYHRKWQTYVRMMLAILTLGKIKL, encoded by the coding sequence ATGCCAAACAATCCTAAAGTCTCTATCATTATCCCCGTGTTTAACGCGCAAGCACACATTGCAAGGGCTATAGAATCTTGCACTAATCAAAGTCTAGATTCTATAGAGATTATTATTGTTGATGATTGTGGGCAGGATAATTCTATAGCAATTGCTAAGGATTATGCAAAGCGTGATGATAGAATCTGTATTGTTAGGAATAGTAAGAATTTAGGCACATTTGGTGCGCGTATTAAAGGTATAAAGGCTGCTAGAGGGGAGTATCTTACATTTTTAGATGCAGATGATTATCTTTTGGCGCAAACTTGCAAGCGCGTGTATGATGTCGCCATAGAATCTGGAGCAGATATTGTCTTTTTTGGTATGCGTTTTGAGCCAAAGACTTGGAAACGTGTAAGCCCGCCTGTGATTACTAAACCCTTACGCGAAGAGGAGATACTTTATGAAGTTTTCGCCCATTGTGCCACACCTCCGTGGCACATATGTGCGAAGCTTTATAAAGCTTCGCACATCGCGCGCGCGATAAATTTGCTCGTGGCACATATGGGCGAGGATACGCGCCTCACAATGGCAGAAGATGTGCTAAAATCCTTTTGGATATGCGCACTAGCTCAAAAAAGTGTGGGCATAGATGATAAACTCTATGTATATTGTGAAAGCACAAGCTCCATTACGCGCAAAATCGACTTTCACACGCGCGATAGAAAAATTGCAGATATTTCGCGCGTGATAAATGAGCTAGATTCTCTATCAAATGTGCCAGAAGTGCGCGCCAATAGCGCCTTTCTCCCCGCACAAAAACACACGATTAATATTTTAAAGAGTGTCATTGCATTAGAACATCGCTATGATGAGCAAACTAACGGGGGGGGGGGCATAATATGCTTTTCTCCCTATTTGCGAGCCTGCATAAAATCTCTTGCTTATCATCGCAAATGGCAAACCTATGTGCGCATGATGCTCGCCATTCTCACACTTGGCAAAATCAAACTCTAA
- the pyrC gene encoding dihydroorotase, translating to MTFHITNPMDMHLHLREGDMLNAILPFSANIFSAGVVMPNLKTPITTTQQALAYKANIESNSPKPFMPLVSIFLTPNLDKAELQKAKDAGIKILKLYPKGATTGSEGGVGDILCEKTLHIFELAQDLGFILSIHGESYGFCMEREYEFLEVFAFIAQHFPRLKVIIEHMSDRRSLEMIEKYENLYGTLTLHHITLCLDDVLGGALNPHLFCKPMLKTPKDRDALLQAALSAHPKISFGSDSAPHLESAKLSAKGAAGIFSAPVLLPKLVALFESHNALEHIQDFLSNRAITHYALSDFPKKDIILERKNFEVPSHIDTPLGRVIPLYAGEILPWRIKDIHL from the coding sequence ATGACATTTCACATCACTAATCCTATGGATATGCATTTGCACTTGCGCGAGGGCGATATGCTAAATGCCATATTGCCCTTTAGCGCGAATATCTTTAGTGCGGGTGTGGTTATGCCAAATCTCAAAACGCCCATTACCACGACACAGCAAGCGCTAGCATATAAGGCAAATATAGAATCTAATAGCCCAAAGCCCTTTATGCCGCTTGTGAGCATTTTTCTCACACCAAACTTAGATAAAGCAGAGCTGCAAAAGGCTAAAGATGCTGGTATTAAGATTTTAAAGCTCTACCCAAAGGGCGCTACTACCGGAAGTGAAGGTGGTGTGGGTGATATATTATGCGAGAAAACATTGCATATCTTTGAGCTTGCGCAGGATTTGGGCTTTATTTTATCTATTCATGGGGAAAGTTATGGATTTTGTATGGAGCGCGAATATGAGTTTTTGGAGGTCTTTGCTTTTATCGCGCAACACTTTCCGCGCTTAAAGGTGATTATTGAGCATATGAGCGATAGGCGCAGCCTTGAGATGATAGAAAAGTATGAAAACCTCTATGGCACGCTCACATTACATCACATCACATTATGCCTTGATGATGTGCTAGGTGGCGCGCTTAATCCACACCTTTTCTGCAAGCCTATGCTAAAAACGCCCAAAGATAGAGATGCATTACTGCAAGCTGCCCTAAGTGCGCACCCAAAAATTAGCTTTGGTTCAGATTCTGCCCCACATTTAGAATCTGCCAAACTTAGTGCTAAAGGCGCAGCGGGCATTTTCTCCGCGCCTGTGCTACTGCCTAAACTCGTAGCACTTTTTGAATCTCATAACGCGCTTGAGCATATACAAGATTTTCTTAGCAATCGCGCTATTACGCATTATGCCTTAAGCGATTTCCCTAAAAAGGATATTATTTTAGAGCGTAAAAATTTTGAAGTGCCTTCTCATATTGATACGCCACTTGGGCGCGTTATTCCACTTTACGCGGGCGAGATACTCCCCTGGCGGATAAAAGACATACATCTATGA
- a CDS encoding glycosyltransferase family 10 domain-containing protein — protein MKQIRIAFCDFGDMQGIANALCEMLKKHFEVILDSITPSYIFYSVFGSEHIKYDCVRIFFTGENVSPNFNICDYAIGFEHLHFLDRYMRYPLYLFYEADYTRALHKHSLITPQTLAQKKRFCNFIVSNGHNADPYREQVFHELCKFKRVDSGGKYLNNIGAPLKDKFAFQKECLFSLCFENSSSPGYLTEKLIQAAGAQTIPIYWGDTLLKGALFNGGGVNTQALIYAHDFACLQDLIAHIKDIESNPKKQLTILQTPLFLDTNHKEQFDEKLEAFLVHIFNQPYAQAFRRAYPKNSEEKRYKYYARFISALKLPKRAISWLRAR, from the coding sequence ATGAAGCAAATTCGTATTGCATTTTGTGATTTTGGCGATATGCAAGGCATTGCAAATGCGCTATGTGAAATGCTTAAAAAGCATTTTGAAGTGATTTTAGATTCTATAACTCCCTCATATATTTTCTATTCCGTCTTTGGCAGCGAGCATATTAAATATGATTGTGTGAGAATCTTTTTCACAGGGGAGAATGTATCGCCTAATTTTAATATTTGTGATTATGCCATTGGTTTTGAGCATTTGCATTTCCTTGACCGCTACATGCGCTATCCGCTTTATCTGTTTTATGAAGCAGATTATACACGCGCACTTCATAAACACAGCCTTATCACACCCCAAACACTCGCGCAAAAAAAGCGTTTTTGTAATTTTATTGTAAGTAATGGGCATAATGCCGACCCTTACAGAGAACAAGTATTCCACGAGCTATGCAAGTTTAAGCGCGTAGATTCTGGAGGTAAATATTTAAATAATATTGGCGCGCCGCTAAAAGATAAATTTGCCTTTCAAAAAGAATGCCTCTTTTCACTCTGCTTTGAGAACTCCTCCTCACCCGGCTATCTCACAGAAAAGCTAATCCAAGCCGCAGGCGCGCAAACTATTCCTATTTATTGGGGTGATACTCTGCTAAAAGGTGCGTTATTTAACGGGGGGGGGGTGAATACACAAGCTCTCATTTATGCGCATGATTTTGCCTGTTTGCAAGATTTAATCGCTCATATTAAAGATATAGAATCTAACCCCAAAAAGCAGCTCACTATACTGCAAACGCCACTATTTTTAGATACCAATCATAAAGAGCAATTTGATGAAAAACTAGAGGCATTTTTGGTGCATATTTTTAATCAACCCTATGCGCAGGCTTTCCGCCGCGCTTATCCTAAAAATTCCGAAGAAAAACGCTATAAATATTATGCGCGCTTTATTTCTGCACTCAAACTCCCAAAGCGCGCTATATCTTGGCTACGCGCGCGTTAA
- a CDS encoding glycosyltransferase family 2 protein, with amino-acid sequence MSPKISIITATFNVAHTIKHTLDSVIMQDFSDFEHIIIDGKSSDNTLEIIESYRAKYAQKGIALRILSERDNGIYDAMNKGLKHARGQIVGFLNADDFFASNLVLRFIAWGFDSPRGIDILYANVLYVNAQHKPLRNLKGREFSRYFFALGLHPPHPSFYVKRRVYEEYGGFDLTYNIAADYEIMLRFLQRYRLKSLYINECFVKMRSGGTSNASLKNILRANMQCMRAWRQNHHSYKYAPLSVGLKILRKCKDKLLMFLSMHHS; translated from the coding sequence ATGTCGCCTAAAATTTCTATTATCACGGCTACATTTAATGTCGCGCATACGATTAAACACACGCTAGATTCTGTAATTATGCAGGATTTTAGCGACTTTGAGCATATTATTATTGATGGCAAAAGTAGCGATAATACGCTTGAGATTATAGAATCTTATCGCGCTAAATACGCGCAAAAAGGCATTGCTTTGCGTATTTTGAGCGAGCGCGATAATGGCATTTATGATGCTATGAATAAAGGCTTAAAGCACGCACGAGGGCAGATTGTGGGGTTTTTGAATGCAGATGATTTTTTTGCTTCAAATTTAGTTTTACGCTTTATTGCGTGGGGTTTTGATAGTCCGCGCGGCATTGATATTCTCTACGCAAATGTGCTGTATGTCAATGCCCAACACAAACCGCTAAGAAACCTTAAAGGGAGGGAGTTTTCGCGCTATTTTTTTGCACTAGGACTTCACCCGCCGCACCCAAGCTTTTATGTCAAAAGGCGCGTATATGAGGAGTATGGGGGATTTGACCTTACGTATAATATCGCTGCAGATTATGAAATCATGCTAAGATTTTTGCAAAGATACCGCCTAAAAAGCCTCTATATCAATGAATGCTTTGTCAAAATGCGCAGCGGTGGGACTTCAAATGCAAGTCTTAAAAATATTTTGCGCGCCAATATGCAGTGTATGCGCGCATGGCGGCAAAATCATCACAGCTACAAATATGCTCCGCTTTCTGTAGGCTTAAAAATCTTAAGAAAATGTAAGGATAAACTTTTAATGTTTTTAAGTATGCACCACTCATAA
- the hisC gene encoding histidinol-phosphate transaminase codes for MFKQTLKQIVTYEAGKPIELVMREFGIKQDEIIKLGSNENPYGTSAKVIQTLQDNAYKASLYPDDSMYELKNALSARFGIESKEVIIGAGSDQIIEFCMQALNHQNACVIMAKVTFAMYEVYARLAGVEICKTASEQHNLTEFLQLYNECKSRNMRISAVFLCVPNNPLGECLDAQAVEDFIKQIDKDTLVIIDGAYQEFAAHKDALKAFNPAHLVSAFENVIYLGTFSKAYGLGGMRIGYGIASEAIINMLYKVRPPFNVTTLSLQAALVALEDRAFVEKYIESNAAQMLLYEDFARENGFSFIPSYANFITLTHKCIESTHLCDWLLSKGVIVRNLASYGLNALRITIGTPQQNVRVFELIKTYLQTHN; via the coding sequence GTGTTCAAACAGACATTAAAGCAGATAGTAACTTATGAGGCAGGGAAGCCCATCGAGCTCGTTATGCGCGAATTTGGCATTAAGCAAGATGAAATTATTAAGCTAGGGAGTAATGAAAACCCCTATGGCACTTCTGCAAAAGTCATTCAAACATTACAAGATAATGCCTACAAAGCAAGCTTGTATCCTGATGATTCTATGTATGAGCTAAAAAATGCCCTGAGCGCGCGCTTTGGTATAGAATCTAAAGAGGTGATTATAGGTGCTGGGAGCGACCAAATCATTGAATTTTGCATGCAGGCTTTAAATCATCAAAATGCCTGTGTGATTATGGCAAAAGTTACATTTGCGATGTATGAGGTGTATGCGCGCTTAGCTGGTGTAGAGATTTGCAAAACAGCAAGCGAGCAGCATAATCTCACAGAGTTTTTGCAGCTTTATAATGAGTGCAAAAGTCGCAATATGCGCATAAGCGCTGTGTTTTTATGTGTGCCAAATAATCCTTTGGGTGAGTGCTTAGACGCGCAGGCGGTGGAGGATTTTATTAAGCAAATCGATAAAGATACGCTAGTTATTATTGATGGAGCATATCAAGAATTTGCCGCGCACAAAGACGCGCTTAAGGCTTTTAACCCTGCACATTTGGTGAGTGCATTTGAGAATGTAATTTATCTAGGGACATTCTCAAAGGCTTATGGGCTAGGTGGTATGCGTATAGGCTATGGTATAGCTAGCGAGGCAATTATAAATATGCTCTACAAAGTGCGCCCGCCTTTTAATGTAACCACACTAAGCCTGCAAGCCGCACTTGTGGCGCTAGAAGATAGGGCGTTTGTGGAAAAATATATAGAATCTAATGCCGCGCAAATGCTTTTATATGAGGACTTTGCGCGCGAAAATGGCTTTAGTTTTATCCCCTCTTATGCTAATTTTATTACCCTTACACATAAGTGTATAGAATCTACGCATTTATGCGATTGGCTTTTAAGTAAGGGTGTGATAGTGCGCAATCTTGCCTCATATGGCTTGAATGCGCTGCGTATAACCATTGGCACGCCGCAGCAAAATGTGCGCGTGTTTGAGCTTATAAAAACATATTTACAAACTCATAATTAG
- a CDS encoding glycosyltransferase family 4 protein → MANLCAHDARHSHTWQNQTLTHKVPFERKILLHLASDSYKGGAESVFRNTIESSLDSKAFNVFVASCDVAPPCNIAPSQFLRLDDWEQYPKIRGAFKYIFNYTNYARLKTFLFTHKPHIIHTQNYLSRLSPSVLFALRAYKRAYPRTRLIYTEHGYAPCANGGLYNYAIQHTCEYCIGRCKLAIMWKNCDRRGRIYSILKGIRTLFYQGIFLNTKTLFDKVLCVGSFQLQKHLDDGWDRAKLQVLTNPIEMRFYNPLVKLSNKQDVLVFFGRLSAEKNITLLIEAFANLIKKPNFAHFKLLIIGKGDDRARCENLARRTMQASSYDFLGNLKPEEIKAILQIAKLSITPSLCYETFGLSIVESMLAGCPALVSNLPELSITAKRFGGFSFNDLQSSLEALLINYPRTFALFTSKRTRAIKSLRQKPYMQGLLDAYFNGGII, encoded by the coding sequence ATGGCAAACCTATGTGCGCATGATGCTCGCCATTCTCACACTTGGCAAAATCAAACTCTAACCCACAAAGTCCCATTTGAACGCAAAATCCTTTTGCATCTTGCTTCAGATTCATACAAAGGCGGCGCAGAATCTGTCTTTCGCAACACTATAGAATCTAGCCTAGATTCTAAGGCGTTTAATGTCTTTGTGGCAAGCTGTGATGTTGCTCCACCTTGCAATATCGCGCCTTCACAATTCCTGCGCCTTGATGATTGGGAGCAGTATCCTAAAATACGCGGAGCATTTAAGTATATTTTTAATTACACAAATTATGCGCGCTTAAAAACCTTTTTATTCACACATAAGCCGCATATTATCCATACGCAAAACTACCTCTCACGCCTTAGTCCTAGTGTGCTTTTCGCACTTAGAGCCTATAAGAGGGCATATCCGCGCACAAGGCTTATTTATACCGAGCATGGTTACGCACCTTGCGCTAATGGTGGGCTTTATAATTATGCTATACAACACACTTGTGAATACTGCATAGGACGCTGCAAGCTTGCCATAATGTGGAAAAATTGCGACAGACGCGGCAGAATCTACTCTATACTCAAAGGCATTCGCACGCTATTCTATCAAGGCATATTTTTAAATACTAAAACTCTCTTTGATAAAGTGCTTTGTGTGGGTAGTTTCCAACTACAAAAGCATTTAGATGACGGCTGGGATAGGGCAAAGCTGCAAGTACTTACCAATCCTATTGAAATGAGATTCTATAATCCCTTAGTGAAACTCTCTAACAAGCAAGATGTGCTAGTATTTTTTGGGCGATTAAGCGCGGAGAAAAATATCACTCTGCTTATTGAGGCTTTTGCAAATCTCATTAAAAAGCCTAATTTTGCGCATTTTAAGCTACTCATCATTGGCAAGGGCGATGATAGGGCAAGGTGTGAGAATCTCGCACGACGCACCATGCAAGCCTCAAGCTATGACTTTTTAGGTAATCTTAAGCCCGAAGAAATAAAAGCCATTTTGCAAATTGCAAAGCTCTCAATTACCCCAAGCCTATGCTATGAGACCTTTGGGCTAAGCATTGTAGAATCTATGCTAGCAGGCTGCCCAGCACTTGTTTCAAATCTCCCAGAGCTAAGCATCACAGCAAAGCGATTTGGCGGCTTTAGCTTTAATGATTTGCAATCAAGCCTTGAGGCGCTACTTATAAATTATCCGCGCACATTTGCGCTTTTTACTTCCAAACGCACGCGCGCTATCAAGTCTTTACGCCAAAAGCCATATATGCAAGGGCTTTTAGACGCATATTTTAACGGGGGCATAATCTAA